The Siniperca chuatsi isolate FFG_IHB_CAS linkage group LG7, ASM2008510v1, whole genome shotgun sequence genome includes a window with the following:
- the bace2 gene encoding beta-secretase 2: MAYTTSVSIWAFALSLYFGVSNCYFSIPLKIYFGKYNLSSDVDLTPLRRVVLTSDGNGLSLASDPTGTVSFLDMVNNLQGDSGRGYYIEMSIGTPGQKLNILVDTGSSNFAVAAAPHPFITHYFNTELSSTYQSAGRTVAVRYTQGNWEGELGIDRVSIPKGPNGTIIINIAAILSSDGFFLPGVNWQGILGLAYPMLARPDSSMEPFFDSLVRQLGIPDIFSLQMCGAGLSASSTADPAGGSLIMGGVEPTLYRGSVWYTPIVEEWYYQVEVLKLEVGDQNLDLDCREYNMDKAIVDSGTTLLRLPVNVFNAVVEAITRSSLIQDFSSGFWEGTKLACWMKGETPWRFFPKLSIYLRATNTSQSFRITILPQLYIQPITDVDGTLDCFRFGVSSSANGLVIGATVMEGFYVVFDRAQQRLGFALSSCAVSDGVALSEIAGPFSAEDVAANCSGGTLKEPLIWVISYALMAVCALVLIILLLLLVLPCRRRDHSGEITDESSLVRHRIK; the protein is encoded by the exons ATGGCATACACTACTTCTGTTTCGATATGGGCTTTTGCTTTAAGTTTATACTTCGGCGTGTCCAACTGTTACTTTTCTATACCACTCAAAATATACTTTGGGAAGTACAATTTATCCTCGGATGTGGATTTGACTCCGCTTCGGCGAGTCGTGTTAACGTCTGATGGAAACGGCCTCTCTTTGGCCTCTGATCCGACTGGTACAGTGAGCTTTCTGGACATGGTAAATAACTTGCAAGGGGACTCTGGAAGAGGCTACTACATAGAAATGTCAATTGGTACCCCTGGTCAAAAG CTGAACATCCTGGTGGATACAGGCAGCAGTAACTTTGCCGTGGCTGCGGCTCCACACCCATTCATTACTCACTATTTCAACACTGAACT CTCGAGTACCTACCAGTCAGCTGGCCGGACTGTGGCTGTCAGGTACACCCAGGGCAACTGGGAAGGTGAATTGGGCATCGACCGTGTCTCCATCCCCAAAGGCCCAAATGGgaccatcatcatcaacataGCTGCCATTCTGTCATCTGACGGCTTCTTCCTTCCTGGGGTCAACTGGCAGGGCATCCTGGGGCTGGCCTATCCCATGCTGGCACGG CCCGATTCGTCCATGGAGCCCTTCTTTGACTCTTTGGTGCGACAGCTGGGAATTCCTGACATCTTCTCCCTCCAGATGTGTGGTGCTGGACTGTCAGCCAGCAGCACGGCGGACCCAGCGGGAGGCAGTCTT ATCATGGGAGGGGTTGAACCAACTCTGTACCGGGGGTCAGTGTGGTACACCCCTATAGTAGAGGAGTGGTACTACCAAGTGGAGGTTTTGAAGCTGGAGGTTGGAGACCAGAATCTGGACCTGGACTGCAGAGAG TATAACATGGATAAAGCTATTGTTGACAGTGGCACGACACTGCTGCGTCTTCCTGTCAACGTCTTCAATGCGGTGGTAGAAGCCATCACACGCAGCTCTCTG ATCCAGGATTTTTCTTCAGGGTTCTGGGAAGGCACTAAGCTTGCATGCTGGATGAAGGGAGAGACCCCCTGGAGGTTTTTCCCCAAGTTGTCCATCTACCTAAGGGCCACGAATACCAGCCAGTCCTTCCGCATCACCATCCTGCCTCAG CTGTAcatccagccaatcacagacGTGGATGGCACGTTAGACTGCTTCCGTTTCGGAGTGTCTTCGTCAGCTAACGGCCTGGTGATTGGCGCTACTGTTATGGAAGGATTCTACGTGGTGTTTGACCGAGCCCAGCAGAGACTGGGCTTCGCACTCAGCAGCTGTGCAG TGAGCGATGGAGTGGCTCTGTCAGAGATCGCAGGGCCCTTCTCTGCAGAAGACGTGGCGGCCAATTGCTCTGGCGGGACGCTGAAGGAGCCTCTTATTTGGGTCATCTCCTACGCCCTGATGGCGGTCTGCGCCTTGGTCCTCATCATCCTGTTGCTCCTGCTGGTCCTGCCCTGCCGACGCAGAGACCACTCCGGCGAGATAACTGACGAGTCCTCGCTAGTCCGCCACCGCATCAAGTGA